A window of the Bacillota bacterium genome harbors these coding sequences:
- a CDS encoding family 78 glycoside hydrolase catalytic domain, whose translation MRIVRMKCNRIVNPLGFAMAKPRLSWVLEAETAKTQLACAVKVALDPNFIEIVHDSGKREDIDSIGYTVDLNLKPKTRYYWQVKVWTDQGEVESSTAWFETSRLDEPWTAQWITPAWEDNEIHPLLRKEFNLTQPIKQARLYVSGLGLYEVEINGARVGDEYLTPYCNSYDNWIQYQTFDVTEALQEGANAIGAMLGNGWYKGRFTWTPDRKEIYGDRFAFICELEVTYTDGTKEIIATDETWKAKASYIVASSINDGEYQDANLLTPGWSQPGLNDSDWDPVRLIDIDMKLLEPRRSLPVKIMEELKPVAVIRTPKGETVLDLGQNMVGWVSFKLNAPKGTKIHLQHGEALQDGNFSRENLRSAKAEFTYISNGEAAVVKPHFTFYGFRYVKVEGWPGELDPEDFTGQVVYSDLEITGQVETSNPLVNRLFLNALWGQKGNFLDVPTDCPQRDERMGWTGDAQMFSGTACFNMDSAAFFSKYLYDLALEQQNMDGIVPCTVPSFKMDHLPHGSSAWCEAATVIPWNMYLYYG comes from the coding sequence ATGCGCATTGTCCGCATGAAGTGCAATCGAATTGTCAATCCCCTGGGTTTTGCCATGGCCAAACCCCGTCTCAGCTGGGTCTTGGAAGCGGAGACCGCTAAAACCCAGCTTGCCTGTGCGGTTAAAGTGGCCCTTGACCCTAATTTCATCGAAATCGTCCACGACAGCGGAAAAAGGGAAGATATTGACAGCATCGGTTATACCGTAGACTTGAATCTGAAACCAAAAACCAGATACTACTGGCAGGTCAAGGTCTGGACCGACCAGGGCGAAGTGGAAAGTTCCACTGCTTGGTTTGAAACATCCAGGCTGGATGAGCCCTGGACCGCCCAATGGATTACCCCCGCCTGGGAAGATAACGAGATCCATCCGCTGCTGCGGAAAGAGTTTAACCTGACGCAGCCGATTAAGCAGGCTAGATTATACGTGAGCGGACTGGGTTTATACGAAGTTGAGATCAACGGCGCAAGAGTAGGGGACGAGTACTTAACCCCTTACTGCAACAGCTACGACAACTGGATTCAGTATCAAACCTTTGATGTAACCGAAGCGCTCCAAGAGGGAGCGAACGCCATCGGCGCTATGCTCGGCAATGGCTGGTACAAAGGCCGCTTTACCTGGACTCCCGACCGAAAAGAAATCTACGGCGATCGCTTTGCCTTTATCTGCGAGCTGGAAGTAACTTACACCGATGGCACCAAGGAGATAATTGCTACCGATGAAACTTGGAAAGCTAAAGCATCTTATATAGTGGCCAGCAGCATCAATGACGGGGAGTATCAAGATGCCAATCTCTTAACGCCCGGCTGGTCACAGCCCGGTCTTAATGATTCCGACTGGGATCCGGTCCGCCTGATTGATATCGACATGAAGCTTTTAGAACCCCGCCGCAGTCTGCCGGTGAAGATTATGGAAGAACTGAAACCAGTCGCAGTAATCCGTACTCCGAAAGGAGAAACCGTGCTGGATCTGGGGCAGAATATGGTGGGCTGGGTGAGCTTTAAACTTAATGCACCCAAAGGAACCAAGATCCATCTTCAGCATGGCGAGGCGCTCCAAGACGGGAATTTCTCCCGGGAAAACCTGCGCTCAGCCAAAGCAGAGTTTACTTATATTTCTAACGGCGAGGCAGCGGTAGTCAAGCCCCACTTCACTTTCTACGGCTTCAGGTATGTGAAGGTAGAAGGCTGGCCTGGCGAGCTCGATCCGGAGGATTTTACCGGTCAGGTAGTCTACTCTGATCTCGAAATTACCGGCCAGGTCGAAACATCCAACCCGCTGGTTAACCGCCTGTTCTTAAATGCCCTTTGGGGCCAGAAAGGCAATTTCCTGGATGTGCCCACCGACTGCCCGCAGCGGGATGAGCGGATGGGCTGGACCGGCGATGCCCAGATGTTTTCCGGCACCGCCTGCTTCAACATGGACAGCGCTGCCTTTTTCAGCAAGTATCTCTACGATTTAGCCCTGGAGCAGCAGAACATGGACGGCATCGTGCCCTGCACCGTGCCCAGCTTTAAAATGGATCATCTGCCCCACGGCTCATCGGCTTGGTGTGAGGCTGCTACCGTCATTCCCTGGAATATGTATCTCTACTACGGCGA